AGCCCGACCATGCCAGCGCAGCCCAGGCAAATCACTTCAGCTCCGTCTTCTTCCACGGCCTGTTTTCCCGCTTTTAATAAAGCATCCCTGGCCTTTTCTCTATCCCTTTCAAAGTCCAGGACAGGTACATTGGTGCATCTAATCGAGGCGCATCTGCTTTCCACGCCATATTTCCTTAACAGCGCCTCCCTGTAAGCGGTAAACCTATCGAGCACAGACAGTATGGAAAATTTGTACCCCAGCATGCAGGCCATGTAAAAGGAAGCCTCGGCTATACCGATAACCGGAGACTCCGTAAGCTCCCGACTTGCATACAGGCCCGGGTCGCCAAAGCAGGCGATGATAAATCCATCGAATTTTTCTTTTATACCTAGCTTGACTTCTTCAATGACCCCCACTGTAGCTAATGCCTCATCATAGAAATCCTCAACGGAAATCGGCCCGCGCTTGGGGCTCACGACCACCATTTCCGTGTCCGGCCGGGCACACCCTCTGGCGGTTTCTTCAATAGACCTGGTCATTTCCAGGCAGGTATTGGGGTTTATTATCTTGATCTTCATTGTTGCACTATAACCTCATACCATTTTATCTGTATAGAAAGCAAGCCAAACTTATAACACTGATTTTATTACCAATTACTTCAGGATTCAATGAGGCATCGAATTATCAGATGGTACAAGCGGGTCAGGACAAGAGTGAGGTGAAACAGGTATCAGGGAGGGCATTTGGCACATATCGACCTGAACAGCGTGGTGCTTAAATACCGGTCCCCTCTATCAGGCAGTATCACAACAATTATGCCGGAATACAGGTCTTTGGCTATCCGCAAAGCGGCTGCTACTGCGGCACCGCTTGACATACCAACAAAGATTCCTTCCTTTGTGGCCAATAATCTTGATACTTCAAATGCCTCGCCGTCCTCAATAATGACCTTTTCGTCCAGTCTCTCCGGGTGATATATTCCAGGAATAATCGACTCATTCATATTCTTGAGTCCCTGTATCGTGTGTCCTTCAGTCGGCTCAACACCAACGATTTTGACTGCTGATTTCTTTTCCTTGAGATATTGACCCGCTCCCATAAGTGTTCCTGTCGTTCCCATGCCGGCAACGAACACGTCGATTTCTCCCTCGGTCTGGGTAAGGACCTCAGGGCCGGTAGTTTCGTAGTGAGCCAGGACATTGCTGTCATTGTCAAACTGGTTGGGCATATAATACATTTCCGGCTGGTCACTCAGTGCCTGATGGGCGGCTCTGATGGCTCCGTCGGTACCTTCTCTTGCCGGGGTAAGCACGGTTTCGGCACCAAACGCGGTCAGGACGAGATGTCGCTCCACACTGACACATTCCGGCATGAAGAGTTTTACCCGGTATCCTTTTGCCGCGCCTATCATGGCCAGGGCAATGCCCATATTTCCAGAGGTGGGCTCAATGATTGTCTTCCCTCTGGTAAGTTCCCCGCTCTCCTCAGCGTTTTTAATCATGTAATAAGCCGGACGGTCTTTGACCGAACCGCCGGGATTATTTCCTTCGAGCTTTCCCAGAATCTTTACCCGTGGATTCCCGTTCAAATTGGTCAGTTCGACCAGAGGCGTGTTCCCCACGGCATTCAATATGCTCATCCGGCTTATTGCCTTCACTGCCTTGCTACTCATTAGACAATGTCCTGCAGGTGCAATTTGCTCAGTAATGTTCCGGCATTAATTATAGAAGGATTAAACGTGATTGTCGAATCAAGGTCGCCGCATTGAAACCGAGGGTTGTATTTAAACCAATGACCGCGAGGTCGTGAATTCGAGTCTAACCCCCTTGACTATTCAACCTCAACTTGGCCAACGAGTTTCGTCACCTCTTCGCGGTCATTGCAGAAGGCAAGTAAACTATCACCTCCTATTACTCCTCTCCGATATAAATCAATTAAGGAGTGGTCAAGGAGCATCATGCCCGAACTGGCCTGGGTGACTATTGAGTTGGGCAGCTGATGAATTTTACCTTCGCGGATGATGTTCTTTATGGCAGGGTTGGCCAGCATTATCTCCACTGCAGCGGCTCTCCCGGAACCGTCAGCCCTGGGGACAAGTGCCTGACACAGAATACCAAGGAGCAGGGACGCGAGACGGGTCTGGGCAAGGTGTCGTTCATGGGTGGGGAAAAGGTCGACGATTCGCTCTACAGCCTGTGATGCGCTTGTGGCGTGACCGGTGGTAAGGATTAGATGCCCCGTTTCCGCCACGGTGAGCACGGCGGCTGCGGTTTCCAGGTCCCTCATTTCCCCCACCAGAATGACATCAGGGTCTTGCCGCAGTATGTGTTTCAGCGCATCAGCAAAGGACAGGGTATCGCTGCCCAGTTCTCGCTGGGTGATGGTGCACTTATGATTCGAGTAAATATATTCAATCGGGTCTTCCAGGGTGATAATTCTTTTGTTCTCCACTAAATTCAGGTAGGTGATCATAGCCGCCAGTGTGGTTGATTTACCGCTGCCGCTGGGTCCGCTCACCACTACAAGCCCCCTCGGTTTCAAGACAAGGTCTTTACAG
The DNA window shown above is from Chloroflexota bacterium and carries:
- a CDS encoding aspartate/glutamate racemase family protein; the encoded protein is MKIKIINPNTCLEMTRSIEETARGCARPDTEMVVVSPKRGPISVEDFYDEALATVGVIEEVKLGIKEKFDGFIIACFGDPGLYASRELTESPVIGIAEASFYMACMLGYKFSILSVLDRFTAYREALLRKYGVESRCASIRCTNVPVLDFERDREKARDALLKAGKQAVEEDGAEVICLGCAGMVGLDRELERALGVPVIDPVVAAVKMIEGIIDCGKKTSKIRTFRPPETKEIKGFPKTLDLK
- a CDS encoding PilT/PilU family type 4a pilus ATPase, with translation MDIFPLVRSAAEKGASDLHLVVDSCPIFRINGLLISQEDLPVLTSDDVAHAFQQITAEKERANFHHSLELDFGYTMPDAGRLRCNAAKQRGTLTLAIRIIPLVIPSLDELGLPQICKDLVLKPRGLVVVSGPSGSGKSTTLAAMITYLNLVENKRIITLEDPIEYIYSNHKCTITQRELGSDTLSFADALKHILRQDPDVILVGEMRDLETAAAVLTVAETGHLILTTGHATSASQAVERIVDLFPTHERHLAQTRLASLLLGILCQALVPRADGSGRAAAVEIMLANPAIKNIIREGKIHQLPNSIVTQASSGMMLLDHSLIDLYRRGVIGGDSLLAFCNDREEVTKLVGQVEVE
- a CDS encoding cysteine synthase; its protein translation is MSILNAVGNTPLVELTNLNGNPRVKILGKLEGNNPGGSVKDRPAYYMIKNAEESGELTRGKTIIEPTSGNMGIALAMIGAAKGYRVKLFMPECVSVERHLVLTAFGAETVLTPAREGTDGAIRAAHQALSDQPEMYYMPNQFDNDSNVLAHYETTGPEVLTQTEGEIDVFVAGMGTTGTLMGAGQYLKEKKSAVKIVGVEPTEGHTIQGLKNMNESIIPGIYHPERLDEKVIIEDGEAFEVSRLLATKEGIFVGMSSGAAVAAALRIAKDLYSGIIVVILPDRGDRYLSTTLFRSICAKCPP